Part of the Bacteroidota bacterium genome is shown below.
AATGACATTTTCAGATTTACAACTTTCTACTTCTCTTGTTTCTACTTTACAAAAAAAAGGATATTTAGAACCAACACCTATTCAAGAGCAAGCTATTCCGCACATTTTAGCCGGAAAAGACTTGTTTGGATGCGCCCAAACCGGTACCGGAAAAACGGCAGCATTTGCTTTACCCTTGTTGCAGTTATTACAAACCAATAGAGTTGAAGAAGCAAAACCTACTATAAAAGCATTAATATTAGCCCCTACTAGAGAACTTGCATTGCAAATTAGCGATAGCTTTCACTCATATAGTAAAACATTAGGTATTACTCACTTTACCATATTTGGGGGATTACCTCAATTAGCACAAACTGTGGCGCTAAGAGCCGGTGTAGATATATTAATTGCTACTCCGGGTAGATTACTTGATTTATTAGATCAAGGCTATGTTAATTTGGAGAATGTTAGGCATTTTGTGCTCGATGAAGCAGATAGAATGCTTGATTTAGGCTTTATAACAGATATTGAAAAATTATTACATAGACTTCCCGAAAAAAAACAATCATTGTTCTTTTCGGCTACAGTAGCACCCGAAATCAAACGATTGGCAGATACTATCCTTGTTAATCCTGTAACTATTGCAGTTACACCAATTTCTTCAACAACAGAATTAGTGCAGCAATCTGTGTACTATGTAAAGAAAGAGAATAAACGAAGTTTGTTAAAATTCGTTCTTTCTGATAATACGATTAAGAATGCGCTGGTATTTACCAA
Proteins encoded:
- a CDS encoding DEAD/DEAH box helicase, which produces MTFSDLQLSTSLVSTLQKKGYLEPTPIQEQAIPHILAGKDLFGCAQTGTGKTAAFALPLLQLLQTNRVEEAKPTIKALILAPTRELALQISDSFHSYSKTLGITHFTIFGGLPQLAQTVALRAGVDILIATPGRLLDLLDQGYVNLENVRHFVLDEADRMLDLGFITDIEKLLHRLPEKKQSLFFSATVAPEIKRLADTILVNPVTIAVTPISSTTELVQQSVYYVKKENKRSLLKFVLSDNTIKNALVFTKTKSGAERVATELTRSGINAEAIHGDKTQGARIKALKGFKNNSIKVLVATDIASRGIDVDKLSHVINYEIPEQAETYVHRIGRTGRAGSSGIAMSFCTKEELPYLRSISKLINKNIDVVSNHPFV